A stretch of DNA from Methanolinea mesophila:
GTTTGGCATGGAGAGGCCGCCCATAACCACGAGGACGACAGGCTTCTTTATCGTGATCTTATCCGTCGCCTGCATCCCCACTTCAGGGACGAGGGTAAGGCTTCGGGCTCCCTGTTCATCAACATAGGGCACGAATACCTGGGTAAACTTCAGGCTCCTCACGGCAAACCCGAGCAGCTCCACGAAAGGAGTGCACGTGCCCGGGCATCCGTAGTACACGATCTGGTCTCCGGGCGCAAATCCTCCGGTTTCAAGGAATTCACGAAAAGGCCTGAGCATCCCGGGGACACCCTGGAACACCTCTTTCTTTGTCATCAATCTCCTTCGGCCCGCATGATTGTTTAACCTTGTCCCCCATCCGAACCGGGGATCCTACCGGCACCATTTTCTCTCTTCATTCGCTCAAGTGTATCGGGAAGGTCGATCCAGAACATGAAGAAGATAGTGCTGGTCTGCTATGCCAGCCGTTACGGTTCAACCGGTGAGATCGCGGAAGTTATCGCCGAACAACTGGAAACGATGGAGGTCTCCACAGAGGTCGCCAGGGTCGAGGATGTGAAAAGTCCTGCGGGATTTGATGCCGTGGTCCTGGGAAGTCCCCTGTATATGGGAAAAATGCTGCCGGAAGCGCGTGAATTCGTGCACAAATTCCGGGGTCCGCTTTCGGGCATGCCACTCTACGTGTTCGTCGCCGGATATACATTCCGGGAACGGCTCGAGGAATACCTCCGAAGCGGGGAGGACGCAATCGATGCGATAAGGCTGTACGTCACCCCATTGGGTACCGGCTATTTTGCGGGACGGGTGGATCCCGACCGGGTGAGCGGGCCGGACCGGGAGATTCTTATCATGGGTGGTGTGCATCCAGGCGATTTCAGGGAATGGGACAGGATAAAGAAATGGGCAGTCCAGATAGGGGAAAAGATCCTCGAAATGTAACTCCTTGCAATCAAACATTTTTGAAAATTACGGGATTTGCTGAGCGCTTATCGTTTTCCTGGCGTTCTCGGGACTTTTCCCCGCCACGCACCAGCCCGGGGTGCATTACCTCCGGAATAAGCCTGACCCTGCCTGGTGCTGCGGAGAATCAACGAAAAATCCTGGACACACGGTGACGGGGCATATCCGTTCGGAGCGCGGAAGCGGCGGGGCAGAGCCTGTGTAACTTTCAGTAACGCAAATCCCCCTTCTTCGCGTATCCTGGAATGGTATGGAGATACTCAGCCGCGCCGAAACCTCTTACCCGATCATCAGAGGTCCCCCACCAGTCCGTCGACAAACGTAGAAAGTGCCTGCCGGGCGCTTTCCCCGTCTCGTGAAGATATATCGAAGGTCTGCGTCGTATTGAGGGTTTTTCTCACCATTGAGGGGCACGCTTCGACCATGTCGCACTTGTTGAGCATCACCGCGAGGGGGATGTTCTTTCCGGAAAGATACTCGTAGAGTTTTCGGGTGAACTCATCGACCTGACAGGTGCAGTCGATCACAAGAATCGCCGCATCCATTCCCCTCATGATGATCTCCCGCACGAATTCGAACCGTTCCTGCCCGGGGGTCCCAAAGAGGAATATCTGCATGTTGTGCAGGGTTATTCTGCCGAAATCGAACGCTACCGTGGTGCTCCCTTCACCCCCCTGCGCCTCGATATGGCGGGAATTCGAGTCAATAGACTGGATAAATGTTGATTTTCCGGCATTAAACGATCCAAAGACCACAATTTTCAGCTTCCCGCCTGCCATCGACGAGTTATAGGTGAGCGGAGTTTTTACGTTTTCGATTTCTTTGCCTCTTTTCCACAGGTCCTCTATTCTTCATGGCATAGTC
This window harbors:
- a CDS encoding DUF2124 domain-containing protein — translated: MTKKEVFQGVPGMLRPFREFLETGGFAPGDQIVYYGCPGTCTPFVELLGFAVRSLKFTQVFVPYVDEQGARSLTLVPEVGMQATDKITIKKPVVLVVMGGLSMPNVPVEVRQMKEVLSRYPDAKKIGVCFMNMFEKTGWLDEISFDLLINATISPVEVIREE
- a CDS encoding flavodoxin domain-containing protein, with the protein product MKKIVLVCYASRYGSTGEIAEVIAEQLETMEVSTEVARVEDVKSPAGFDAVVLGSPLYMGKMLPEAREFVHKFRGPLSGMPLYVFVAGYTFRERLEEYLRSGEDAIDAIRLYVTPLGTGYFAGRVDPDRVSGPDREILIMGGVHPGDFREWDRIKKWAVQIGEKILEM
- a CDS encoding GTP-binding protein, coding for MAGGKLKIVVFGSFNAGKSTFIQSIDSNSRHIEAQGGEGSTTVAFDFGRITLHNMQIFLFGTPGQERFEFVREIIMRGMDAAILVIDCTCQVDEFTRKLYEYLSGKNIPLAVMLNKCDMVEACPSMVRKTLNTTQTFDISSRDGESARQALSTFVDGLVGDL